The Fimbriimonas ginsengisoli Gsoil 348 genome window below encodes:
- a CDS encoding protein-disulfide reductase DsbD domain-containing protein, protein MIAILTAAMLGQTPPQSQASLVSSMRAVSPGQSFDVALRLSLKPGWHVYWRNPGESGIPPTLQWTLPAGWKASEIAWPVPHRTLEKGISNFIYQGDVLLPVRIFTSKATPPGSVTLKATAKWLVCRETCIPGKAQLSASVVVGGYPVADPDWASRLSALDEQIPRHVPELPLSASRRGNTISLSIAPKAAVSGVAFYPADDLIDPGAKQPLRQRDGKSELLLTIASYAPSNVERLKGLLVAPKGTTWAPGLEAITVDIPIQRKKP, encoded by the coding sequence ATGATTGCCATTCTCACGGCTGCGATGCTTGGCCAGACCCCGCCTCAGAGCCAGGCGTCGTTGGTTTCGTCGATGCGCGCGGTCAGCCCGGGCCAGTCGTTCGACGTCGCCCTGCGACTTTCCCTCAAGCCGGGTTGGCATGTCTACTGGCGAAATCCTGGCGAATCGGGGATTCCGCCGACGCTTCAGTGGACGCTTCCGGCCGGATGGAAGGCGAGCGAAATCGCCTGGCCGGTCCCTCACCGAACCCTGGAAAAGGGGATTTCGAACTTCATTTACCAGGGTGACGTACTCCTTCCCGTACGAATCTTCACGTCGAAAGCGACGCCTCCAGGATCGGTAACTCTGAAGGCGACCGCCAAATGGCTCGTTTGCCGGGAGACGTGCATTCCGGGCAAAGCCCAGTTGTCCGCTTCCGTGGTCGTCGGCGGATACCCCGTTGCTGATCCGGACTGGGCGAGCCGCCTCTCGGCCCTTGACGAGCAGATCCCTCGGCACGTCCCGGAACTCCCGCTTTCCGCATCGCGGCGAGGGAATACGATCAGCCTCAGCATCGCCCCGAAGGCGGCGGTAAGCGGCGTGGCGTTCTATCCCGCGGACGACCTCATCGATCCCGGAGCGAAGCAACCGTTGCGTCAACGCGACGGCAAGAGCGAGCTCCTCCTCACAATTGCCTCATACGCGCCCAGTAATGTTGAACGGTTGAAGGGATTGCTCGTCGCTCCTAAAGGAACGACCTGGGCACCCGGCCTGGAAGCGATAACAGTCGACATCCCCATCCAAAGGAAGAAGCCATGA